The following coding sequences are from one Fibrobacterota bacterium window:
- a CDS encoding HAMP domain-containing protein codes for MLMFTRIRIRILAIVLLAIIPAMALIWYSANERKEQMSREAERNTLRLSRFLASNLERDLAEGESFLAAAAEALRGDHLLAGGCSEALRGFLGDSSVYANVGLSGPDGKILCSGRPSASFPGLGALEWFHGADSADDFSVGFDFNGGISRAPSIVLVRPVSAAHADGRIGQEYLFAVMELDWLNELAEGSRLPAGWAISVVNRKGDAVARFPDPQKWVGKSRQPADGLRNLTAPEGTRVTRGIDGIKRLYAYAKVRRKGDLMVNVGVSREAILAPANRALRDQLTALGIVGILAVLAAWFGSDVFLLKQVRMLINAAKQLGAGNLAARSGLSYHSGELGELARAFDEMAETLEWRNAQLRESEFSLLALLKRKPESGANPE; via the coding sequence TTGCTGATGTTCACCCGCATCCGGATCCGCATACTCGCGATCGTCCTCCTCGCCATCATACCCGCGATGGCCTTGATATGGTATTCCGCCAACGAACGCAAGGAACAGATGTCCCGGGAAGCCGAGCGCAATACCCTGCGATTGAGCCGCTTCCTGGCGAGCAACCTGGAAAGGGATTTGGCGGAGGGAGAGAGTTTCCTGGCCGCGGCGGCGGAAGCCTTGCGCGGCGATCATCTTTTGGCCGGAGGATGCTCGGAGGCGCTCCGAGGTTTCCTGGGCGATTCCTCAGTCTATGCCAACGTTGGCCTTTCCGGTCCGGACGGAAAAATCCTTTGCAGCGGCCGACCATCGGCTTCATTTCCGGGATTGGGAGCCCTGGAATGGTTCCATGGGGCGGATTCGGCCGACGATTTCTCGGTCGGGTTCGATTTCAACGGTGGCATAAGCCGTGCCCCGTCAATCGTATTGGTCCGACCCGTTTCCGCGGCACATGCGGATGGGAGGATCGGACAGGAGTACCTCTTCGCCGTCATGGAGCTCGATTGGCTGAACGAATTGGCGGAAGGCTCGCGTCTGCCTGCCGGATGGGCCATCTCGGTCGTTAACCGAAAAGGCGATGCGGTAGCGCGTTTTCCCGACCCCCAGAAATGGGTCGGCAAATCACGGCAGCCTGCCGACGGATTGCGAAACCTGACGGCCCCCGAAGGTACCCGGGTAACGCGGGGGATCGACGGCATCAAGAGGCTCTATGCCTACGCCAAGGTGCGGAGGAAAGGCGATCTCATGGTCAACGTCGGGGTGAGCCGGGAAGCCATCCTGGCGCCCGCCAACCGGGCGCTCCGCGATCAGCTCACGGCCCTCGGGATCGTCGGCATCCTGGCCGTCCTGGCTGCCTGGTTCGGATCGGACGTCTTCCTGCTCAAGCAAGTGCGGATGTTGATCAACGCCGCCAAGCAACTGGGGGCGGGGAATCTCGCCGCGCGCTCGGGGCTTTCCTACCATAGCGGCGAGCTCGGCGAGCTGGCCCGGGCCTTCGACGAAATGGCGGAGACGCTGGAATGGCGCAACGCCCAATTACGGGAATCGGAATTCTCCCTTCTCGCTCTCTTGAAACGCAAGCCGGAATCCGGGGCGAATCCAGAATGA
- a CDS encoding response regulator transcription factor, translated as MNPSERPEILLITDDAADESNVSHILGKYQFANSLVKLHGPAEALKYLAAREAPGKSLADPGPELILIGVREPGPSRLSWLKEWRRGPLAGVPLIFLVDSTEAEAEFRKLNLPLSICVTRPIGFFKLLEAMQKLRMRWVVLKP; from the coding sequence ATGAATCCATCCGAGCGCCCGGAAATATTATTGATCACGGACGATGCCGCGGACGAGTCCAACGTTTCCCACATCCTGGGCAAGTACCAGTTCGCCAATTCGTTGGTTAAGCTGCATGGACCGGCGGAGGCGCTCAAGTACTTGGCGGCTCGGGAAGCGCCCGGGAAAAGCCTAGCGGATCCCGGGCCCGAATTGATCTTGATCGGGGTCCGGGAACCGGGTCCCTCCCGCCTTTCCTGGCTCAAGGAATGGCGGCGCGGCCCCTTGGCCGGGGTCCCCCTCATTTTTCTCGTGGACTCGACCGAAGCGGAAGCGGAGTTCCGAAAGCTGAATCTCCCGCTTTCGATTTGCGTAACCCGCCCCATCGGGTTTTTCAAACTTCTGGAAGCCATGCAAAAGCTTCGGATGCGGTGGGTAGTCCTGAAACCGTAG
- a CDS encoding 2-dehydropantoate 2-reductase yields MASDPSRALGLTYSILGTGAVGGYYGALLQKAGRQVQFLVNTDFAQVRAHGLRVDSPKGDFRLPVVDAVSRAEDLEPADVAVIAWKTTANGLLPGVLKYALKPGGIALVLQNGLDPEREVSAAAPAAKVLSGLCFLCSRKAGPGWIQHLDYGAVSLAAFGSGSEGVTPEMRAVAEDFQAAGVDVKLLEDWRDARWRKLAWNIPFNGMCALTGKDTSALLKDPSTRKRISILMDEVIDGAAACGCRLPAGFRDRMLADTEKMIPYKPSMQLDREAGRPMELDAIYAKPLKAIAAAGGLAPAMQDLFGELSRLEG; encoded by the coding sequence ATGGCTTCTGATCCCTCCAGGGCCTTGGGCCTGACCTATTCCATCCTGGGAACCGGGGCCGTAGGCGGCTACTACGGCGCCTTATTGCAGAAAGCCGGCCGCCAGGTGCAGTTCCTCGTGAATACCGACTTCGCCCAGGTGCGGGCCCATGGCCTTCGCGTCGATTCGCCCAAGGGGGATTTCCGGTTGCCGGTGGTGGACGCCGTGTCCCGGGCGGAGGATTTGGAACCTGCCGATGTCGCGGTGATCGCCTGGAAAACCACAGCCAACGGCCTGCTGCCCGGCGTCTTGAAATACGCGCTTAAACCCGGCGGCATCGCCTTGGTCTTGCAGAACGGCTTGGATCCCGAACGGGAGGTTTCCGCCGCCGCGCCCGCCGCCAAGGTCCTCAGCGGTTTGTGTTTCCTATGCTCGCGCAAGGCCGGGCCGGGATGGATCCAGCATCTCGACTACGGGGCGGTAAGCCTGGCCGCCTTCGGTTCGGGATCGGAAGGCGTCACGCCGGAGATGCGGGCCGTCGCGGAGGATTTCCAGGCCGCGGGCGTGGACGTGAAGCTGCTGGAGGATTGGCGCGATGCGCGTTGGCGCAAGCTGGCATGGAATATCCCGTTCAACGGCATGTGCGCCTTGACCGGCAAGGATACTTCGGCCTTGCTGAAGGATCCTTCCACGCGGAAGCGCATTTCCATCTTGATGGACGAGGTGATTGACGGCGCGGCGGCCTGCGGATGCCGTCTGCCCGCCGGCTTCCGGGATCGCATGTTGGCCGATACGGAGAAGATGATCCCCTATAAGCCGAGCATGCAATTGGATCGCGAAGCGGGAAGGCCGATGGAATTGGATGCCATTTACGCGAAGCCGTTAAAGGCCATCGCCGCCGCGGGAGGCCTGGCGCCGGCCATGCAAGACCTCTTCGGGGAGTTGTCCCGCCTGGAAGGATGA
- the rpmG gene encoding 50S ribosomal protein L33, producing MPQIKGKRVVVTLECTEARAAGLPPSRYMTTKNKSKQSGRLEKKKYNPFMRKHTLHREVK from the coding sequence ATGCCTCAGATCAAAGGAAAGCGCGTCGTCGTCACCCTCGAATGCACCGAGGCTCGCGCCGCCGGCTTGCCGCCTTCCCGCTACATGACCACCAAGAACAAGTCCAAGCAATCGGGCCGCCTCGAGAAGAAGAAGTACAATCCCTTCATGCGGAAGCATACGCTCCACCGCGAAGTGAAGTAA
- a CDS encoding HIT family protein: MATLFTRIIKGEIPSVKILEDERYFAFLDIRPINPGHTLVIPKLEVDSLWEAPADLLAGMLPFAQKVAKAVQAATGCLRVGVLVAGFEVPHAHIHLVPIEGEGELTFSRARPAKPEDLQAIGQKIREHL; this comes from the coding sequence ATGGCAACGCTCTTCACCCGCATCATCAAGGGGGAAATCCCCTCGGTCAAGATCCTCGAAGACGAACGTTACTTCGCCTTCCTCGACATCCGTCCCATCAACCCCGGCCACACGCTAGTCATCCCCAAGCTCGAAGTGGATTCGCTTTGGGAGGCGCCGGCGGATCTGTTGGCCGGCATGCTGCCCTTCGCCCAAAAGGTGGCCAAAGCCGTCCAAGCCGCCACGGGTTGCCTTCGCGTGGGCGTTCTGGTTGCCGGTTTCGAGGTGCCGCATGCGCATATCCATCTCGTGCCCATCGAAGGCGAAGGGGAATTGACCTTCAGCCGCGCGCGGCCCGCCAAACCCGAGGACCTCCAGGCCATTGGCCAAAAAATCCGGGAGCATTTGTGA
- the hemB gene encoding porphobilinogen synthase, with protein MPQRPRRNRRTASIRAMVRETELAPSHFILPLFVQEGKDQRTPIRSMPGVERLSRDLIIKEAKRALSLGIGSVALFPVIAEAKKDAKASISASDTGLLQETVRDLKQSVPEITVITDVAMDPYSTDGHDGLVRDGRILNDETLPILAAMALAQARAGADIVAPSDMMDGRVGYLRRALDEAGFTEVGILAYTAKYASSFYGPFREALDSAPKHGDKKTYQMDPANRREALIEAELDVREGADMVMVKPALPYLDVIAALKAAVNVPIAAYHVSGEYAMIKAAGQLGWLDAEAAMLESLLCIRRAGADAILTYAAMEIAQRLNG; from the coding sequence ATGCCCCAACGCCCGCGGCGCAACCGCAGGACGGCCTCCATCCGCGCCATGGTCCGGGAAACCGAACTCGCGCCCTCCCACTTCATCCTTCCGCTCTTCGTGCAGGAAGGCAAGGACCAGCGCACGCCCATCCGTTCCATGCCCGGCGTGGAGCGCCTGAGCCGGGATCTGATCATCAAGGAAGCCAAGCGCGCGCTTTCCCTCGGCATCGGTTCCGTGGCCCTTTTCCCCGTCATCGCCGAAGCCAAGAAGGATGCCAAGGCTTCCATTTCCGCATCCGACACGGGGCTCTTGCAGGAAACCGTCCGCGATCTGAAACAAAGCGTGCCCGAGATCACGGTGATCACCGACGTGGCCATGGACCCGTATTCGACCGATGGCCATGACGGCCTGGTACGGGACGGGCGCATCCTCAACGACGAGACCTTGCCCATCCTGGCGGCCATGGCCTTGGCCCAGGCCCGCGCCGGCGCCGATATCGTGGCCCCGTCGGACATGATGGACGGCCGCGTGGGGTATCTGCGCCGCGCCTTGGATGAAGCCGGCTTCACCGAAGTGGGCATCCTCGCCTATACGGCCAAGTACGCGTCTTCCTTTTACGGCCCGTTCCGCGAAGCCCTGGACTCGGCGCCCAAGCATGGCGACAAGAAGACCTACCAGATGGATCCGGCCAATCGGCGCGAAGCGCTGATCGAAGCGGAGCTGGACGTGCGCGAAGGCGCGGACATGGTGATGGTCAAGCCCGCCCTCCCCTATCTCGACGTGATCGCCGCCCTCAAGGCGGCCGTGAACGTGCCCATCGCCGCCTATCACGTGAGCGGCGAATACGCCATGATCAAGGCCGCCGGCCAATTGGGTTGGCTGGACGCGGAGGCCGCCATGCTGGAATCCCTGCTTTGCATCCGCCGGGCCGGCGCGGACGCGATCCTGACCTATGCCGCGATGGAAATCGCGCAACGCCTCAACGGCTGA